In Rhineura floridana isolate rRhiFlo1 chromosome 6, rRhiFlo1.hap2, whole genome shotgun sequence, one genomic interval encodes:
- the C6H1orf74 gene encoding UPF0739 protein C1orf74 homolog, giving the protein MAEPFPRLLIAAARHHLRIGKKKVLSRSASLNLAGEILAVAAGLKPAFLYDYNSAGTSQILSYVQQLQAINLLGCRLHILSIAESVLIVNLGKMLLWLETILLKDNVPFIDVSASRTCPSLCDSEDVGLIKDHLSEILNHIKAQTSDTSRTLSSSVVFSVKWNLCTLFGVLLGYPAAYSFPAQKSFDNCLSLTPLRVFTVQATFCKISSDFKVQFYSFSIPELLYPIMKIGLDAWCENLKDAFKAQKDFADLYITNEVVALAAVAL; this is encoded by the coding sequence ATGGCTGAGCCATTCCCTCGGCTGCTCATTGCTGCAGCCCGCCATCACCTTCGAATTGGCAAGAAGAAAGTCTTATCCCGCTCTGCCTCCTTGAACCTGGCTGGGGAGATACTGGCTGTAGCTGCTGGCTTGAAACCAGCTTTTCTGTACGATTACAATTCAGCTGGGACTTCTCAGATCTTGAGCTACGTTCAGCAGCTTCAGGCTATCAATCTGCTTGGATGCCGGCTACACATTCTGAGCATAGCTGAAAGTGTTCTGATTGTCAATTTAGGAAAGATGCTACTGTGGTTGGAGACAATCCTGCTTAAGGATAACGTCCCCTTCATTGACGTTTCTGCTTCCAGAACATGCCCTAGCCTTTGTGACTCAGAAGATGTGGGTCTCATAAAAGACCATCTATCAGAAATACTGAATCATATTAAAGCACAGACATCAGACACATCTCGGACGCTTTCCTCCAGTGTTGTCTTTTCTGTCAAATGGAATTTATGCACTCTCTTTGGTGTCTTGTTGGGTTATCCAGCAGCTTATAGTTTCCCTGCTCAGAAGAGTTTTGACAATTGTCTTTCTCTAACCCCACTGAGGGTATTCACTGTTCAAGCCACATTCTGTAAGATAAGCAGTGATTTCAAAGTCCAGTTTTATTCTTTCAGTATCCCAGAGCTCTTGTATCCTATCATGAAAATAGGTCTCGATGCATGGTGTGAAAATCTCAAGGATGCTTTTAAAGCGCAGAAAGATTTTGCAGATCTCTATATTACAAATGAGGTTGTTGCTCTAGCAGCAGTGGCCTTGTAA